The stretch of DNA ATCCAGAATGTGCTCCCGTCTTTCCGGTACACCTGGGCTTCAATTCCCTCAACAACACCATGCTCGGTGAGGAGGTGCTTCACTCTTTCCCTGTCCTCCGGGTTCACATAGACCTGGTGCCCTATATCGATGATGCTTTTTGTTACCTCCTCGGGGGATGTAAAACCGAACATCCTTGCGAAAGAGGAGTTGACACTGAGATACCTGCCTTCCAGGGTTGTCTGAAAGATGCCTTTGATAGCATTATTGAAGATGCTGCGGTATTTCTCCTCACTTTTGTAGAGGGATTCTTCCGCCTGTTTCCGTTCCGTAATATCCTGGATCAAGGCAATAAGATAATCGATAGAACCATCGTCTTTTTTTACAGGGTTAGCTGAAATAGCTACGTCGATAATTGCGCCATCTTTTCTGATATAATGTTTCTCTGGCACATAGCCTGCAATTTCCTCTGAATGCATCCAATTGTAATATTCATTTAATTCATGTCCTAAATCCTCTTTC from Pseudomonadota bacterium encodes:
- a CDS encoding PAS domain S-box protein, encoding MSDEGKIKEQSINDVRKSENSFHALFNLPLIGIAIVSPDMQWLEVNDRFCEMVGYSREELLKTTWADLTPKEDLGHELNEYYNWMHSEEIAGYVPEKHYIRKDGAIIDVAISANPVKKDDGSIDYLIALIQDITERKQAEESLYKSEEKYRSIFNNAIKGIFQTTLEGRYLSVNSSFARMFGFTSPEEVTKSIIDIGHQVYVNPEDRERVKHLLTEHGVVEGIEAQVYRKDGSTFWISINAHTVRDPDGTILYYEGTNEDITERRRAEELLKESENKFHLLFEKSLDPVFLIYEDKFIDCNEAAVRMTGQRGCWR